The following are encoded in a window of Brevibacillus sp. DP1.3A genomic DNA:
- a CDS encoding amidohydrolase family protein: protein MMQAFWLTNVRLDKGFETGEDGVFHTLSEICHLKIEDGKIAEIVSAHETLDTTLPQEDAKGLLALPSFVEKHNHLDKTYAGATWKSCLPPKKLIDRLEFEAKEMPLMTGTTKERAQAMLQWHIKGGATHVRTHVNIDPYIGLKNLEGVRAALEEYSDRLTYEIVAFPQQGLLRTQASSLMRQAMKEGATLVGGLDPAGIDNELEGSLREMMDIAVEADADVDIHLHDPGTLGFYTIKRLLDLTEEAGWQNRMAISHAFALGDVSIEESSDMADRLSQLGTMIMTTVPINRAMPPVPMLHAKGVQVALGYDGFYDSWSPYGTGDMLDKLNRLVERYRWVDEKSLVQSLYFITGGKTTLDKDGNRAWPKVGDAASIVFAESSCSAEAIARKSRRAAVMFKGKIVHGALERLEAGR from the coding sequence GTGATGCAAGCTTTTTGGTTAACCAACGTTCGTCTTGATAAAGGATTTGAAACAGGAGAAGACGGCGTCTTTCACACACTCTCAGAAATCTGTCATCTAAAAATCGAAGACGGCAAAATCGCAGAGATCGTATCGGCGCACGAAACACTCGACACCACTTTACCGCAAGAAGATGCAAAAGGTTTATTGGCCCTCCCCTCTTTTGTTGAAAAGCATAATCATCTGGACAAAACGTATGCGGGCGCAACCTGGAAATCGTGCCTCCCTCCGAAAAAACTGATTGATCGCTTGGAGTTCGAAGCAAAAGAAATGCCGCTGATGACTGGGACGACCAAGGAGCGCGCGCAAGCAATGCTCCAGTGGCATATCAAAGGCGGTGCCACACATGTCCGCACACACGTCAACATCGATCCATACATCGGGCTGAAAAACCTGGAGGGTGTGCGTGCAGCACTGGAAGAGTACAGCGATCGCCTGACGTATGAAATCGTCGCTTTCCCGCAGCAGGGGCTCCTGCGCACACAAGCAAGCTCCTTGATGAGACAAGCGATGAAGGAAGGCGCTACACTGGTTGGAGGCTTGGACCCGGCTGGGATTGATAATGAATTGGAAGGCTCCTTGCGTGAAATGATGGACATTGCAGTGGAAGCAGATGCGGATGTCGATATTCACCTGCATGATCCGGGGACACTCGGCTTTTATACGATCAAAAGACTGCTCGATCTGACCGAGGAAGCTGGCTGGCAAAACCGTATGGCGATCAGTCATGCCTTTGCGCTCGGAGATGTGTCGATAGAGGAAAGCTCGGACATGGCAGACCGATTGTCCCAGCTGGGAACGATGATCATGACGACCGTTCCGATTAATCGGGCAATGCCACCTGTTCCGATGCTTCATGCCAAAGGCGTACAAGTCGCACTTGGTTATGATGGCTTCTACGATTCGTGGTCGCCATATGGTACAGGCGATATGCTGGATAAGTTAAACCGTCTGGTTGAGCGCTACCGTTGGGTCGATGAGAAATCATTGGTGCAATCCTTGTACTTCATCACCGGAGGAAAAACAACGCTCGATAAAGATGGCAACCGTGCATGGCCAAAGGTTGGCGACGCGGCAAGCATCGTGTTTGCAGAAAGCTCCTGCTCTGCGGAAGCGATTGCGAGAAAATCTCGTCGGGCTGCTGTTATGTTTAAAGGAAAGATTGTGCATGGTGCTTTGGAGAGATTGGAAGCGGGCAGATAA
- a CDS encoding TerC family protein: MDWAMIVEYGWVLLVLIGLEGILAADNALVIAIMVKHLPEKERKKALFYGLAGAFLFRFGSLFIISYLVDVWQVQAIGAAYLLFIAIHHIVKKFILRKDQNKETGAEKQGSGLWMTVLKVELADLAFAVDAILAAVAFAVTLPETSLPKVGGLDGGQFGVILAGGIIGLVIMRFAASYFVGLLQRKPGIETAAFLIVGWVGVKLAVYTLSHPELGYLAADFPKSVAWKATFWTVLLLIAVLGWFLSKEKESFSNHPAA; the protein is encoded by the coding sequence ATGGATTGGGCTATGATAGTGGAGTATGGATGGGTGCTACTTGTCCTGATTGGCCTAGAAGGGATCTTGGCGGCAGACAATGCTTTGGTGATCGCAATTATGGTGAAGCATCTTCCGGAGAAAGAGCGGAAGAAAGCTTTATTTTATGGGCTTGCTGGAGCCTTTCTATTCCGTTTCGGTTCGTTATTTATCATTTCCTACCTTGTGGACGTATGGCAAGTACAGGCAATCGGGGCAGCTTACCTCCTGTTTATAGCCATCCACCATATCGTGAAGAAATTTATATTGCGCAAAGATCAAAATAAGGAGACTGGCGCCGAGAAGCAAGGCTCTGGATTATGGATGACGGTACTGAAAGTGGAATTAGCGGACCTTGCCTTTGCAGTTGATGCTATCCTCGCTGCTGTTGCCTTCGCTGTGACACTCCCGGAGACGTCATTACCAAAAGTAGGCGGATTGGATGGCGGGCAGTTTGGTGTCATTCTTGCCGGTGGAATCATCGGGTTAGTCATAATGCGATTTGCCGCCTCTTACTTTGTAGGGTTGCTACAGCGAAAGCCTGGAATAGAGACAGCCGCATTTTTGATCGTCGGCTGGGTTGGTGTTAAGTTGGCCGTATACACACTGTCGCACCCTGAGCTAGGTTATTTGGCAGCAGATTTCCCAAAGTCGGTCGCGTGGAAGGCAACGTTCTGGACCGTTCTTCTCTTGATCGCTGTACTGGGTTGGTTCTTATCTAAAGAGAAGGAATCTTTCTCCAATCATCCAGCAGCTTAA
- a CDS encoding PLP-dependent aminotransferase family protein produces MKNTIFTFKDNSPKYKQIYEKFKSFIEQGDIKADEPLPSIRQLADSLHVSRNTTLMAYEQLVAEGYVRGEGRKGYFVNELEPVLFLEARSSSTHKHTEPVPPVRIDFRADIVDQAHFPLKTWRRISNQVLTAKDSFRYGEPFGEWSLREQIAAYLLQSRGVRTEPDAIIIGSSTQQMLVYLGLVLKHDFPSIIVEDPGYDGARNAFQLNGFTLETLPVYETGADFSYLEHMKSRLIYVAPSHHSPYGVSMPIQQRHTLIHWAKNRQGYIIEDDYDSEYRYTQQPFPALASIDSTRVIYLGNFSKCFLPGIRLSYMVLPQPLINCYKNQFAHFESTTSLLSQFAMAKFMEEGEWNRHIKRMRLVYKRKMQHFVCELRKHFKQRISIIGEQSGLYVLVKVHVERSEEWLIQQAAIQGVKVYPTSLYFLKNKTDQPMMKLGFSNLSSDEIQRGVKLLKKAWF; encoded by the coding sequence ATGAAAAATACCATTTTTACATTCAAAGATAACTCTCCTAAATACAAACAAATATACGAGAAATTTAAATCATTTATTGAACAAGGCGACATTAAGGCGGATGAGCCATTGCCCTCCATTCGTCAACTTGCAGATTCCTTGCATGTAAGCCGTAATACAACACTAATGGCGTATGAACAACTTGTTGCTGAAGGGTATGTTCGTGGAGAAGGCCGCAAGGGTTATTTTGTCAATGAGTTAGAGCCCGTTTTATTTCTAGAGGCCCGCAGCTCTTCTACTCACAAGCATACAGAGCCGGTACCACCTGTTCGCATTGATTTTCGCGCAGACATCGTCGATCAAGCGCATTTCCCTTTAAAAACATGGCGGAGGATTTCGAATCAAGTATTAACGGCAAAGGACAGCTTTCGGTATGGGGAGCCTTTTGGTGAATGGAGCCTACGTGAGCAAATCGCAGCATATTTACTCCAATCTCGTGGAGTGAGAACAGAACCAGATGCCATCATTATCGGAAGTAGTACCCAACAAATGCTTGTGTATCTCGGTCTTGTCCTGAAACATGATTTTCCTAGCATCATTGTCGAGGACCCTGGTTATGATGGCGCTAGAAATGCTTTTCAATTGAACGGTTTTACACTGGAAACGTTACCCGTTTATGAGACAGGTGCTGATTTTTCATACTTGGAACATATGAAATCACGATTGATATATGTGGCGCCGTCCCATCACAGTCCATATGGGGTAAGCATGCCCATTCAACAAAGGCATACACTCATCCATTGGGCAAAAAATAGGCAAGGATATATTATCGAAGACGATTATGATAGTGAATATCGCTATACCCAACAACCATTTCCGGCTCTCGCTTCCATCGATTCAACGAGAGTTATTTATCTCGGAAATTTCTCGAAGTGCTTTCTGCCAGGAATTCGTTTAAGTTATATGGTGTTGCCACAGCCACTTATCAACTGTTATAAAAATCAATTCGCACATTTCGAGAGTACCACTTCACTACTTAGCCAATTCGCAATGGCGAAATTTATGGAAGAAGGGGAGTGGAATCGCCATATTAAACGGATGCGTCTTGTTTATAAACGAAAAATGCAGCACTTCGTTTGTGAATTGAGGAAGCATTTCAAACAACGTATTTCTATCATTGGGGAGCAGTCTGGATTGTACGTATTAGTCAAAGTACACGTGGAGCGTTCAGAAGAATGGCTCATTCAACAAGCGGCCATTCAGGGAGTTAAAGTCTATCCGACTTCACTCTACTTCCTTAAAAACAAAACCGATCAACCAATGATGAAGCTTGGTTTCAGTAATTTATCAAGTGATGAAATCCAACGTGGTGTGAAGCTCTTAAAAAAGGCTTGGTTTTAA
- a CDS encoding FMN-binding negative transcriptional regulator, with amino-acid sequence MYIPKQYRMNHDEAVQMMKSNPFALLITVDEHRPLATHIPLEIREEEGKIYATGHIAYGNTQKKTLDNNREVLLIFQGPHAYISSSWYESEQVPTWDYLAVHAYGTARILTKDELKSALDSMLTHYESHRENGRLWETFNPELLEREMKGIVGFEIEITSIQGAAKMSQNRNNTDYQSIVAELEKSSDQGEIQVAQWMREQRKELFK; translated from the coding sequence GTGTACATTCCTAAGCAATATCGGATGAATCATGACGAGGCAGTTCAAATGATGAAGTCTAACCCGTTTGCCCTATTGATTACGGTTGATGAACATCGCCCGTTGGCTACGCATATTCCGTTGGAAATTCGTGAAGAGGAAGGGAAAATCTATGCGACTGGGCACATCGCATACGGAAACACGCAGAAGAAAACGTTGGATAACAATAGAGAAGTTTTGCTTATTTTTCAAGGACCGCACGCTTACATTTCGTCAAGCTGGTATGAGAGTGAACAAGTTCCCACATGGGACTATCTCGCTGTACATGCGTATGGGACAGCACGTATCCTCACGAAGGATGAACTGAAATCGGCTTTGGATTCTATGCTTACACACTATGAATCTCACCGAGAAAATGGTCGGCTCTGGGAGACCTTCAATCCTGAGTTGCTTGAGAGAGAAATGAAAGGAATCGTTGGTTTTGAGATTGAAATCACCTCTATTCAAGGGGCAGCCAAAATGAGCCAAAATCGCAACAACACCGATTATCAATCGATTGTGGCAGAGCTTGAAAAATCAAGTGATCAAGGGGAAATTCAGGTTGCTCAGTGGATGCGTGAGCAACGGAAAGAGTTATTTAAATGA
- a CDS encoding B3/4 domain-containing protein: MTRFIIEDDFWSLFPHAKIGIVICQGIDNSIRDVEKYEKLLQEAEKEAHKFLRLEEFSSNPVISVWREAFQKFKTKKGARCSIEALLKRVKNGNPIGTINPLVDIYNSISLRYGLPCGGEDIDTFVGDIRLTQANGNEPFIPLGQDENASPYEGEIVYKDDDGAICRCWNWREAQRTMLTENTKNAFLCIELIDETRIDEFHMALKELSDLVPHHLGGMVKMEVLDINLKEMTIFG, from the coding sequence ATGACTAGATTTATCATTGAAGATGATTTTTGGTCGTTATTTCCGCATGCAAAAATAGGCATCGTGATTTGCCAAGGAATTGATAATTCAATTAGGGACGTTGAAAAATACGAGAAGCTGCTGCAGGAGGCAGAGAAAGAAGCGCATAAATTCTTACGTCTAGAGGAATTCAGTAGTAATCCTGTTATTTCCGTTTGGCGAGAAGCTTTTCAGAAATTCAAGACTAAGAAAGGGGCAAGGTGTTCCATTGAAGCTTTATTAAAAAGAGTGAAAAATGGCAATCCGATCGGAACAATAAACCCGCTTGTTGACATCTATAATTCCATTTCATTGCGTTATGGGCTTCCGTGTGGTGGAGAAGATATCGATACTTTTGTAGGCGATATTCGGCTAACACAAGCAAACGGTAACGAACCGTTTATCCCATTGGGACAGGATGAAAATGCTTCGCCATATGAAGGGGAAATTGTTTATAAAGATGATGACGGTGCCATCTGCAGATGCTGGAATTGGCGTGAAGCTCAGCGGACGATGCTAACAGAAAATACGAAAAATGCATTCCTCTGTATTGAATTAATAGATGAAACAAGAATCGATGAATTCCATATGGCGCTAAAAGAATTGTCTGATTTAGTGCCACATCATCTTGGCGGTATGGTGAAGATGGAAGTGTTAGATATCAATCTTAAGGAAATGACCATCTTTGGTTAA
- a CDS encoding nuclear transport factor 2 family protein encodes MKTSLKENAVSFLQLVASGNVREAYQRHTGPNFRHHNPFFRGDAHSLMLAMEENAAKNPHKTLEVKRAIEEGEIVAVHSHVKQNQEDLGGAVVHIFRFHNDQIIELWDVGQPIPDDSPNENGMF; translated from the coding sequence ATGAAGACTTCTCTCAAAGAGAATGCGGTGTCGTTTTTGCAACTGGTAGCGTCGGGGAATGTGCGAGAAGCATACCAAAGACACACTGGTCCGAATTTCCGCCACCATAATCCCTTTTTCCGTGGCGATGCTCATTCGCTTATGCTCGCAATGGAAGAGAACGCCGCAAAGAATCCTCATAAGACTCTCGAAGTGAAACGTGCCATCGAAGAGGGGGAGATCGTTGCGGTTCATTCCCATGTGAAGCAAAACCAAGAGGATCTTGGGGGAGCTGTAGTCCATATCTTCCGTTTTCATAACGACCAAATCATTGAATTGTGGGATGTAGGCCAGCCCATACCGGATGATTCCCCCAATGAGAATGGAATGTTCTAA
- a CDS encoding DUF92 domain-containing protein, which produces MEWLIGLACSVGIAGAAYAKRSLSGSGFLAAVILGTMMYALGSPIWFGSLIAFFVSSTLLSKWKKHRKQEAERGYEKTGRRDAGQVLANGGLGLLLCVANWAWPYPLWWYAFLGVMAAVTADTWATEIGGLSRKPPRSIKTGQRVPPGTSGGISGLGMGASLAGGLFIGVVAWLLLAIPGQPAPDVITPALRLAAWIGIAGLAGMIGSLVDSWIGATWQQMYRCGACGREIEQARHCGKPAVRIRGRTGWNNDAVNVVGSLAGGAFAVLLALAIG; this is translated from the coding sequence GTGGAGTGGTTAATCGGTCTGGCATGCAGCGTCGGAATTGCCGGAGCGGCTTATGCAAAACGGTCGCTGTCTGGTTCCGGCTTTTTGGCGGCAGTGATACTGGGCACCATGATGTACGCACTCGGAAGCCCTATCTGGTTCGGCTCCCTCATCGCTTTTTTTGTCTCGTCCACCTTATTGTCCAAGTGGAAAAAGCATAGAAAGCAAGAGGCCGAGCGCGGTTATGAGAAAACAGGGAGACGCGATGCTGGCCAGGTGCTCGCAAACGGCGGGCTCGGGCTCCTGTTATGTGTAGCAAATTGGGCGTGGCCGTATCCGCTATGGTGGTACGCGTTCCTCGGCGTGATGGCGGCGGTCACAGCCGATACATGGGCGACAGAAATCGGCGGCTTAAGCCGGAAGCCTCCGAGATCGATCAAGACGGGTCAGCGTGTTCCGCCCGGCACTTCTGGCGGTATTTCTGGCCTGGGCATGGGTGCTTCGCTGGCTGGTGGACTATTTATCGGCGTTGTAGCGTGGTTGCTGCTTGCAATTCCCGGGCAACCCGCGCCGGATGTGATCACACCTGCCCTTAGACTGGCAGCCTGGATCGGCATAGCAGGACTGGCGGGCATGATAGGGTCACTGGTTGATTCGTGGATCGGTGCGACATGGCAGCAAATGTACCGTTGCGGCGCTTGCGGTCGTGAAATCGAGCAGGCTCGTCACTGCGGCAAACCAGCCGTGCGAATCCGCGGCCGCACTGGTTGGAACAACGATGCCGTCAATGTCGTTGGCTCACTTGCAGGTGGTGCTTTCGCCGTCTTATTGGCGCTGGCAATTGGCTAA